The following proteins are co-located in the Scomber scombrus chromosome 2, fScoSco1.1, whole genome shotgun sequence genome:
- the LOC133992579 gene encoding adhesion G protein-coupled receptor E5 isoform X1, protein MGSGKELIILGLMCLLWKCFSACDDGYSRKGKNCEDINECDDEPRPCGNHSKCYNSPGSYYCQCVHGFENEKFNFTAFDKRCQDKNECTYNNKICGQYGTCKNLFGSYECTCHSGYTNTNNTHQPCIDINECEEVKKREDLCGKEGTCKNINGSYVCECPKGYTNYGNERAPCSQLDCKDFQVDSGSAQSLEGLADILTMMRSSCLALSDPHAAVEGKTNGVALLEKLLTATDAILPPGHLIHSEDVGGLLQVVEDSIRLIGPQLKENITKMETSETVEAAIAIQKGKTPPTGPIHLTNENARLDTDWATAAGTGTYPGFALAALLTYKNLEQSVNNSFEELKGLEKEGVNSTYIKINSKVVSVVVSNPSTESLSHPVIITLTNLNKTAEPFEAKYICAYWKDTGVWSRDGCSQLGSNDTHTVCECKHLSSFAVLMALYPMEHPFELVLITKLGLTISLLCLVLCILTFKFCRSIQGTRTTIHLHLCICLFVADIVFLAGISQTKPVGGCRFVAAMLHLFFLGAFTWMLLEGVQLYRMVVLVFNATIRPLYLFIAGYGTPLVIVIISAIIRPKSYGNEKYCWLSLEDGLIWSFFGPVCFIIFANVFFFIITVWKLAQKFTSLNPDLCELNKIKAFTVTAIAQMCILGLMWVFGAFLFQEGTIVAAYIFTILNSLQGALIFVMHCLLSKQVREEYAYFLSCICTPKKKYADLSSTNPSSSQSQGSQSGQHTGESQI, encoded by the exons GCTTAATGTGTTTGCTGTGGAAATGTTTCTCAGCATGTGACGATGGCTACAGCCGTAAGGGCAAAAATTGTGAAG ATATAAATGAGTGTGATGATGAACCAAGACCATGTGGGaaccactcaaagtgctacaaCAGCCCTGGCAGTTACTACTGTCAGTGCGTACATGGGTTTGAAAACGAGAAATTTAACTTCACAGCATTTGATAAACGCTGCcaag ACAAAAACGAGTGTACGTATAACAATAAGATCTGCGGTCAGTATGGAACATGTAAGAACCTGTTTGGGAGCTACGAGTGCACCTGCCATTCTGGTTACACTAATACCAACAATACTCACCAACCCTGCATAG ACATAAATGAATGTGAGGAAGTCAAAAAGAGGGAAGACCTCTGTGGAAAAGAAGGGACTTGTAAGAATATTAATGGAAGTTACGTGTGCGAGTGTCCAAAAGGATACACAAACTATGGCAACGAAAGGGCTCCATGCTCAC AGCTCGACTGTAAAGACTTTCAAGTTGATAGCGGGTCCGCACAG TCTCTTGAAGGTCTGGCAGACATTTTAACCATGATGAGAAGCAGCTGTTTGGCTCTGTCAGACCCACATGCTGCTGTTGAAGGGAAGACTAATGGAGTCGCACTACTGGAG AAACTTCTCACAGCCACCGATGCCATCCTGCCCCCTGGTCACCTGATCCACAGTGAAGACGTGGGTGGTTTGCTCCAAGTGGTGGAGGACTCCATTAGGCTCATTGGTCCGCAGCTCAAAGAAAACATTACCAAGATGGAGACCTCTGAGACAG TAGAAGCAGCGATTGCAATACAGAAGGGAAAGACTCCACCCACTGGACCAATCCATCTGACCAATGAAAATGCTAGGCTCGACACTGACTGGGCAACAGCAGCTGGGACAGGAACATATCCTG gCTTTGCTCTGGCTGCACTGTTGACCTACAAGAACCTTGAGCAATCTGTTAATAATTCCTTTGAAGAGCTCAAAGGACTTGAAAAAGAAGGCGTCAATTCCACCTACATCAAGATCAACTCTAAAGTAGTGTCTGTTGTGGTCTCCAACCCGTCCACTGAGAGCCTGAGCCACCCTGTCATCATCACACTCACAAATTTGAAC AAGACAGCAGAGCCTTTTGAGGCGAAGTACATCTGTGCATACTGGAAAGACACGGGGGTCTGGTCCAGAGATGGATGCAGTCAACTGGGCTCCAATGACACACACacggtgtgtgaatgtaaaCATCTGAGCAGCTTCGCTGTGCTTATGGCCCTCTATCCAATGGAG CACCCCTTTGAGCTCGTACTGATTACAAAGCTAGGGCTGACCATCTCCCTGCTGTGTCTGGTACTGTGCATCCTGACATTTAAGTTCTGCCGCTCCATACAAGGGACACGCACCACCATCCACCTGCACCTCTGCATCTGCCTCTTCGTGGCTGACATCGTCTTTCTGGCTGGCATTTCACAAACTAAACCTGTG GGTGGCTGCCGCTTTGTGGCAGCAATGCTCCATCTCTTCTTCCTGGGAGCGTTTACATGGATGCTGCTGGAAGGGGTGCAGCTGTACCGCATGGTGGTCCTTGTGTTCAATGCCACCATTCGGCCCCTATACTTATTCATCGCAGGTTATGGGACACCCCTTGTCATCGTCATCATATCCGCCATCATTAGACCCAAGAGTTACGGCAATGAGAAATA CTGCTGGCTGTCGCTGGAGGATGGCTTAATCTGGAGTTTCTTCGGCCCTGTGTGCTTCATCATCTTCGCCAACgtcttctttttcatcatcaCCGTCTGGAAGCTTGCCCAGAAGTTCACCAGCCTCAACCCAGACCTCTGCGAACTTAACAAAATTAA AGCTTTTACAGTGACAGCTATTGCCCAGATGTGTATACTGGGTCTGATGTGGGTATTTGGGGCCTTCTTGTTTCAAGAGGGTACAATAGTGGCGGCATACATCTTTACTATCCTCAACAGCCTGCAAGGAGCGCTGATTTTCGTCATGCACTGCCTGCTGTCTAAACAG GTTAGAGAGGAGTACGCCTATTTCCTCTCCTGTATCTGCACACCAAAGAAGAAATACGCAGACTTGAGCAGTACCAATCCCTCCAGTAGTCAGTCACAA GGTTCTCAGAGTGGGCAGCACACCGGGGAATCCCAAATATGA
- the LOC133992579 gene encoding adhesion G protein-coupled receptor E5 isoform X2 translates to MGSGKELIILGLMCLLWKCFSACDDGYSRKGKNCEDINECDDEPRPCGNHSKCYNSPGSYYCQCVHGFENEKFNFTAFDKRCQDKNECTYNNKICGQYGTCKNLFGSYECTCHSGYTNTNNTHQPCIDINECEEVKKREDLCGKEGTCKNINGSYVCECPKGYTNYGNERAPCSQLDCKDFQVDSGSAQSLEGLADILTMMRSSCLALSDPHAAVEGKTNGVALLEKLLTATDAILPPGHLIHSEDVGGLLQVVEDSIRLIGPQLKENITKMETSETEAAIAIQKGKTPPTGPIHLTNENARLDTDWATAAGTGTYPGFALAALLTYKNLEQSVNNSFEELKGLEKEGVNSTYIKINSKVVSVVVSNPSTESLSHPVIITLTNLNKTAEPFEAKYICAYWKDTGVWSRDGCSQLGSNDTHTVCECKHLSSFAVLMALYPMEHPFELVLITKLGLTISLLCLVLCILTFKFCRSIQGTRTTIHLHLCICLFVADIVFLAGISQTKPVGGCRFVAAMLHLFFLGAFTWMLLEGVQLYRMVVLVFNATIRPLYLFIAGYGTPLVIVIISAIIRPKSYGNEKYCWLSLEDGLIWSFFGPVCFIIFANVFFFIITVWKLAQKFTSLNPDLCELNKIKAFTVTAIAQMCILGLMWVFGAFLFQEGTIVAAYIFTILNSLQGALIFVMHCLLSKQVREEYAYFLSCICTPKKKYADLSSTNPSSSQSQGSQSGQHTGESQI, encoded by the exons GCTTAATGTGTTTGCTGTGGAAATGTTTCTCAGCATGTGACGATGGCTACAGCCGTAAGGGCAAAAATTGTGAAG ATATAAATGAGTGTGATGATGAACCAAGACCATGTGGGaaccactcaaagtgctacaaCAGCCCTGGCAGTTACTACTGTCAGTGCGTACATGGGTTTGAAAACGAGAAATTTAACTTCACAGCATTTGATAAACGCTGCcaag ACAAAAACGAGTGTACGTATAACAATAAGATCTGCGGTCAGTATGGAACATGTAAGAACCTGTTTGGGAGCTACGAGTGCACCTGCCATTCTGGTTACACTAATACCAACAATACTCACCAACCCTGCATAG ACATAAATGAATGTGAGGAAGTCAAAAAGAGGGAAGACCTCTGTGGAAAAGAAGGGACTTGTAAGAATATTAATGGAAGTTACGTGTGCGAGTGTCCAAAAGGATACACAAACTATGGCAACGAAAGGGCTCCATGCTCAC AGCTCGACTGTAAAGACTTTCAAGTTGATAGCGGGTCCGCACAG TCTCTTGAAGGTCTGGCAGACATTTTAACCATGATGAGAAGCAGCTGTTTGGCTCTGTCAGACCCACATGCTGCTGTTGAAGGGAAGACTAATGGAGTCGCACTACTGGAG AAACTTCTCACAGCCACCGATGCCATCCTGCCCCCTGGTCACCTGATCCACAGTGAAGACGTGGGTGGTTTGCTCCAAGTGGTGGAGGACTCCATTAGGCTCATTGGTCCGCAGCTCAAAGAAAACATTACCAAGATGGAGACCTCTGAGACAG AAGCAGCGATTGCAATACAGAAGGGAAAGACTCCACCCACTGGACCAATCCATCTGACCAATGAAAATGCTAGGCTCGACACTGACTGGGCAACAGCAGCTGGGACAGGAACATATCCTG gCTTTGCTCTGGCTGCACTGTTGACCTACAAGAACCTTGAGCAATCTGTTAATAATTCCTTTGAAGAGCTCAAAGGACTTGAAAAAGAAGGCGTCAATTCCACCTACATCAAGATCAACTCTAAAGTAGTGTCTGTTGTGGTCTCCAACCCGTCCACTGAGAGCCTGAGCCACCCTGTCATCATCACACTCACAAATTTGAAC AAGACAGCAGAGCCTTTTGAGGCGAAGTACATCTGTGCATACTGGAAAGACACGGGGGTCTGGTCCAGAGATGGATGCAGTCAACTGGGCTCCAATGACACACACacggtgtgtgaatgtaaaCATCTGAGCAGCTTCGCTGTGCTTATGGCCCTCTATCCAATGGAG CACCCCTTTGAGCTCGTACTGATTACAAAGCTAGGGCTGACCATCTCCCTGCTGTGTCTGGTACTGTGCATCCTGACATTTAAGTTCTGCCGCTCCATACAAGGGACACGCACCACCATCCACCTGCACCTCTGCATCTGCCTCTTCGTGGCTGACATCGTCTTTCTGGCTGGCATTTCACAAACTAAACCTGTG GGTGGCTGCCGCTTTGTGGCAGCAATGCTCCATCTCTTCTTCCTGGGAGCGTTTACATGGATGCTGCTGGAAGGGGTGCAGCTGTACCGCATGGTGGTCCTTGTGTTCAATGCCACCATTCGGCCCCTATACTTATTCATCGCAGGTTATGGGACACCCCTTGTCATCGTCATCATATCCGCCATCATTAGACCCAAGAGTTACGGCAATGAGAAATA CTGCTGGCTGTCGCTGGAGGATGGCTTAATCTGGAGTTTCTTCGGCCCTGTGTGCTTCATCATCTTCGCCAACgtcttctttttcatcatcaCCGTCTGGAAGCTTGCCCAGAAGTTCACCAGCCTCAACCCAGACCTCTGCGAACTTAACAAAATTAA AGCTTTTACAGTGACAGCTATTGCCCAGATGTGTATACTGGGTCTGATGTGGGTATTTGGGGCCTTCTTGTTTCAAGAGGGTACAATAGTGGCGGCATACATCTTTACTATCCTCAACAGCCTGCAAGGAGCGCTGATTTTCGTCATGCACTGCCTGCTGTCTAAACAG GTTAGAGAGGAGTACGCCTATTTCCTCTCCTGTATCTGCACACCAAAGAAGAAATACGCAGACTTGAGCAGTACCAATCCCTCCAGTAGTCAGTCACAA GGTTCTCAGAGTGGGCAGCACACCGGGGAATCCCAAATATGA
- the LOC133992579 gene encoding adhesion G protein-coupled receptor E5 isoform X3, translating to MGSGKELIILGLMCLLWKCFSACDDGYSRKGKNCEDINECDDEPRPCGNHSKCYNSPGSYYCQCVHGFENEKFNFTAFDKRCQDKNECTYNNKICGQYGTCKNLFGSYECTCHSGYTNTNNTHQPCIDINECEEVKKREDLCGKEGTCKNINGSYVCECPKGYTNYGNERAPCSQLDCKDFQVDSGSAQSLEGLADILTMMRSSCLALSDPHAAVEGKTNGVALLEKLLTATDAILPPGHLIHSEDVGGLLQVVEDSIRLIGPQLKENITKMETSETVEAAIAIQKGKTPPTGPIHLTNENARLDTDWATAAGTGTYPGFALAALLTYKNLEQSVNNSFEELKGLEKEGVNSTYIKINSKVVSVVVSNPSTESLSHPVIITLTNLNTAEPFEAKYICAYWKDTGVWSRDGCSQLGSNDTHTVCECKHLSSFAVLMALYPMEHPFELVLITKLGLTISLLCLVLCILTFKFCRSIQGTRTTIHLHLCICLFVADIVFLAGISQTKPVGGCRFVAAMLHLFFLGAFTWMLLEGVQLYRMVVLVFNATIRPLYLFIAGYGTPLVIVIISAIIRPKSYGNEKYCWLSLEDGLIWSFFGPVCFIIFANVFFFIITVWKLAQKFTSLNPDLCELNKIKAFTVTAIAQMCILGLMWVFGAFLFQEGTIVAAYIFTILNSLQGALIFVMHCLLSKQVREEYAYFLSCICTPKKKYADLSSTNPSSSQSQGSQSGQHTGESQI from the exons GCTTAATGTGTTTGCTGTGGAAATGTTTCTCAGCATGTGACGATGGCTACAGCCGTAAGGGCAAAAATTGTGAAG ATATAAATGAGTGTGATGATGAACCAAGACCATGTGGGaaccactcaaagtgctacaaCAGCCCTGGCAGTTACTACTGTCAGTGCGTACATGGGTTTGAAAACGAGAAATTTAACTTCACAGCATTTGATAAACGCTGCcaag ACAAAAACGAGTGTACGTATAACAATAAGATCTGCGGTCAGTATGGAACATGTAAGAACCTGTTTGGGAGCTACGAGTGCACCTGCCATTCTGGTTACACTAATACCAACAATACTCACCAACCCTGCATAG ACATAAATGAATGTGAGGAAGTCAAAAAGAGGGAAGACCTCTGTGGAAAAGAAGGGACTTGTAAGAATATTAATGGAAGTTACGTGTGCGAGTGTCCAAAAGGATACACAAACTATGGCAACGAAAGGGCTCCATGCTCAC AGCTCGACTGTAAAGACTTTCAAGTTGATAGCGGGTCCGCACAG TCTCTTGAAGGTCTGGCAGACATTTTAACCATGATGAGAAGCAGCTGTTTGGCTCTGTCAGACCCACATGCTGCTGTTGAAGGGAAGACTAATGGAGTCGCACTACTGGAG AAACTTCTCACAGCCACCGATGCCATCCTGCCCCCTGGTCACCTGATCCACAGTGAAGACGTGGGTGGTTTGCTCCAAGTGGTGGAGGACTCCATTAGGCTCATTGGTCCGCAGCTCAAAGAAAACATTACCAAGATGGAGACCTCTGAGACAG TAGAAGCAGCGATTGCAATACAGAAGGGAAAGACTCCACCCACTGGACCAATCCATCTGACCAATGAAAATGCTAGGCTCGACACTGACTGGGCAACAGCAGCTGGGACAGGAACATATCCTG gCTTTGCTCTGGCTGCACTGTTGACCTACAAGAACCTTGAGCAATCTGTTAATAATTCCTTTGAAGAGCTCAAAGGACTTGAAAAAGAAGGCGTCAATTCCACCTACATCAAGATCAACTCTAAAGTAGTGTCTGTTGTGGTCTCCAACCCGTCCACTGAGAGCCTGAGCCACCCTGTCATCATCACACTCACAAATTTGAAC ACAGCAGAGCCTTTTGAGGCGAAGTACATCTGTGCATACTGGAAAGACACGGGGGTCTGGTCCAGAGATGGATGCAGTCAACTGGGCTCCAATGACACACACacggtgtgtgaatgtaaaCATCTGAGCAGCTTCGCTGTGCTTATGGCCCTCTATCCAATGGAG CACCCCTTTGAGCTCGTACTGATTACAAAGCTAGGGCTGACCATCTCCCTGCTGTGTCTGGTACTGTGCATCCTGACATTTAAGTTCTGCCGCTCCATACAAGGGACACGCACCACCATCCACCTGCACCTCTGCATCTGCCTCTTCGTGGCTGACATCGTCTTTCTGGCTGGCATTTCACAAACTAAACCTGTG GGTGGCTGCCGCTTTGTGGCAGCAATGCTCCATCTCTTCTTCCTGGGAGCGTTTACATGGATGCTGCTGGAAGGGGTGCAGCTGTACCGCATGGTGGTCCTTGTGTTCAATGCCACCATTCGGCCCCTATACTTATTCATCGCAGGTTATGGGACACCCCTTGTCATCGTCATCATATCCGCCATCATTAGACCCAAGAGTTACGGCAATGAGAAATA CTGCTGGCTGTCGCTGGAGGATGGCTTAATCTGGAGTTTCTTCGGCCCTGTGTGCTTCATCATCTTCGCCAACgtcttctttttcatcatcaCCGTCTGGAAGCTTGCCCAGAAGTTCACCAGCCTCAACCCAGACCTCTGCGAACTTAACAAAATTAA AGCTTTTACAGTGACAGCTATTGCCCAGATGTGTATACTGGGTCTGATGTGGGTATTTGGGGCCTTCTTGTTTCAAGAGGGTACAATAGTGGCGGCATACATCTTTACTATCCTCAACAGCCTGCAAGGAGCGCTGATTTTCGTCATGCACTGCCTGCTGTCTAAACAG GTTAGAGAGGAGTACGCCTATTTCCTCTCCTGTATCTGCACACCAAAGAAGAAATACGCAGACTTGAGCAGTACCAATCCCTCCAGTAGTCAGTCACAA GGTTCTCAGAGTGGGCAGCACACCGGGGAATCCCAAATATGA